GCTTCCATGCTGGGTTCGAACAGCATGACGCGGCCCCGGCCAGCGGCCTTGGCATCGTAGAGCGCAATATCGGCTTTGATGAACAGGTCGGCGCGCCCGGCACCTGCATGCGTGGAGGCGATGCCAACGCTCGCGCCTACTGTCAGGGAGTGACCCAGTTCAACGATCGGTCTCGACAACGTTTCGACGACTTGAATGCCCAACCGAACCAATTCGCGGGGAAGCCAGTTTTCCAGCACAATGGCGAACTCGTCGCCGCCGAGACGCGCGACGAGAGTATGTTGGGGCACGCAATTCCGCACCCGCTTTGCAACCTCTACCAGAACGGCGTCTCCGACCGCGTGTCCTTTCGTGTCGTTGATCTCCTTAAAGAAGTCGAGGTCAATCACAAGAACGGCGCGGCTGTCGTTCGCCCCAAGTTCTTCCTCTATTCTCCGATTGAATACGCTCCGACTGAATAGTCCTGTCAGGAAATCGTGCTGGGCAAGATGCTCGTTCTCCTCCCGGATACGCCTCTGCTCTGTGATATCGCGGAAAAACAAGGAGATTCCGTTCCCTGTAGGGAATGCGCGCAGATCGAGCCACATCTGACGAGCAGGGCTGAAGACCTCCACCTCCCACGGCTCGCCGGTGGCCAGAACACGCTCAAGCGACGGTTCAAATATTTCACGCTCGTCGCGCCTGAATAGGTTCCAGTACCGACTCCCAACTCCGAACTCAGCCAACTCCGGCACGAGTTCGAGTGCTCGGCGATTGAAGAACCTGATAGTCCAGTCGAGATCGAGAACCAGGACGCTATCACTCGTTGATTCCAGCACGGATGTGAGCTGATCTTCGCTTTCGGAGAGCTTAAAGAGACGTTCTTCGGCTATGCTATGAAGATCCCTGCGTGTCTTGATCACCCAGAGTTCACGAAGCCCGACCGTTAGCGTGAGAACGATTGTCAGACACGCTGCGAAGTACTGGTATAGGCCGCGCCCGAAAGCGCCCGAGATTGTGCCTGTTATGAGGATCAGAAACAGGATCAGCGCGGGGACAGCCGCCTGTCCGAGCAGGCGGGGCTTCTCCTGCTTCCCGTCGTCAAATTCGATTTCGGGTGCACGCGCAAGAAGGATGTGCTCGATCGCCGCCCAAGCGACGGTCAACGCGGAGATCATCCAAAGAAGGTGCGCCCACCCCCCGACCTGAAAAACGTCGCGCATGAGCTGGGAGGCATAGATCAGATCGGCAGCAGCCTCCACGAGCACTGCTACGCAGAGCAGTGCAATTGGCAAGCGGCGGGCACCACTCGGGTAGAGGACCAAGCGGATAACCGCCAAGGCAGCTACACTTCCCCACAATGCCGGATAAAGGAATGCCACCATGGTGGCGAACTCGTTCAGCAACGAGTCCTTTATTTCGTAGTGCAGAAGAAATCGCACTCCGAATATGACAGCGCCATACAATAGAATGAAATTGCATGCGGTGATCATCAGCGGCAGGGACTGCCGACGACCATATATCATGATACCCGCTGCAAAAAGCAGCGCCATCAGAAAGAAGGCCAAGTCAGGAAGCGTTGGAAATGCTTTGACGTCCCCGCTAAGGGCGGCCAGAATATAGGCTATGTTCCCGACCAAGTAAAAAAGAGAACCTGCAGCAAGAAGCTGCCACGCGGTTCTGTCGCGCCCCTTGCTAGCCAAAGCGGCCAGGCAGCCGAGAACAAAGGCCGCAAGTGGCCCAGCTAACTGTAGCGCCGCGAGCCAAGTCGTGGAAATGTCCTCATTCCAAGACGCCCAGCGCGGCAGGTTCCACAGCGCGGCGAGGCTGCCCGCGGCAACCGCCCCGAGGCACACCCTCGATAGAACTGCTCTTCGCGCCAGCTTCATACGAATGATTGGGCACAAAATCGTAGTCATATTGCTAATGAGTTCGGACCAAGGCGGGACATCTAGTCCTTTGGGCTTCCCTTCGTCATATGCAGGCGGAGCGGTCGACGGAACAGCCGGCCGCACCACACCGCTCCTCCATATGCTAAAACTTTAGGGGCTTACTCCCTAAACCTTTAGTCGTTGAGGCATAGGATGTGCTGCTTAAAGAGGTGGCCTTGTGATCGACTTCTCGCCAACGAGCGTAACGCGTGTCTACATACTCACGGCTGGGCACCCTCGCCTGTATTCTTGCCGCGCTGGTACTGGACGGCTTTCTGCAGGAATCTGGGCGCTGGGAACTCGGCGACCGTTGGATCAACAACGTGCTGATTCCGCTGGTCGTGGCGCCGCCGTTCTTTGGATTTCTTCTGAGCAAGCTACGGGAACTTTCGCTCGCACACGCCGCGCTTTCCCGCGTCGCCTCGCGCGATCCATTGACGGACTGTCTGAACCGCAGAGCATTTTCCTCCCTCATTGAGGCCTACCTTGAGCGCTTCGACGCCAACAGGGGAAGATCGGTCGGGGCGCTGCTTATACTCGACGTGGACAACTTCAAGTCGGTGAATGACAGCTTTGGCCATGACGAGGGGGATGAGGCGCTTCGACTGATTGCCCGCGTTGTCCAATCGAACGTGCGCGAGCTAGATCTTGTGGCGCGACTTGGCGGGGAAGAGTTTGGCGTGTTTTTGCCTAGCACTGATCCAAAGGTAGCTCACTCTGTAGCGGAGCGTATTCGCACGGCTGTTGAGGATGCACCTTTCTTTCCATCCGGCAAGCGACACGCGCTGTCCCTCAGCGTCGGCGGAACCACGTTCTCGACCCGTGCAACCTATCTGCAGCTTTATCGCCATGCAGATCGCCGGCTGTATCTCGCGAAAAACGCGGGGCGGAATCGTGTTTGCATCGCAGACTACTTCGACGGCTCATCTGAGAATCAACAACTGTTGGGCGTTGCGTAGTTTAATTTGACAAAACGTCTTCTCTCCGGTTGGCGAGCCCAATTCGGTGACGAGTGCCGTGGAATATTCTACGGGTTGCACACCTGCCGTTTACTCAGATTTGACACTCTGCGATTGTGCTCGGTGCAAGTGTGGTATTGTTCTGCATGACACGCTTGTACGAGGTCATATTCGTCCAGCACGATTTCCGCTTCATTGCGTTGGCAGTGTGTATTTGTGCGCTGGGTTCCCTGACCAGCATTGCTGTCGCCCAGCACGCTTTGAAGCACGAAACCCGCATCGTTCGCATGAAGTGGCTGGCGTTCGCTGGCTTGGTGACAGGATTGGGCGTTTGGGCCACGCATTTTACCGCGATGCTGGGATATCGGGACGATCTCGAAATACACTACGATCTTTCCGCTGCACTTGTCTCGATCGCATTAGCGGCGGGCCTGGCGAGTTCAGGGTGGCTGATCGGCTTTTCACGGCGCGAACATGGAATGCTTGCAGGCCTATTGTTTGGCGCTGCCATCGCCGCTGCGCACTTCATCGACCTGCATGCAATCCGAGTTGCCGGAACCGTCCACCATGACCCTCTATGGGTCTCGGCATCGCTCACGCTTGGACTCAGCCTCGGCGCTTTGTCTGGCTGGTTATTCGCCAAGGATAAAGATGAAGTCTTGGCTTGGTCCGCCGCGCTGGCATTCTTCTGTGCAATCGTCTCGCTTCATTTCGTTGCCATGGCCGGGGTCACTATCGTGCCGGGCGGTGATCTGGATTTGACAGGTTGGACCGGCACATCTGACGAATTGGCAGCAATGGTCGTAGGTAGCTTCCTGCTCCTTCTCGTAGCAGCCGTGACCGTCACATGGCAGTCAGCGAGCGCGGCACGGATCACCGCCCGCCAGCAGGCAGACCTACTCCAAGCGCTCGATACCTTACGCCGCAGCGAAGCGCATCACCGTGCATATGTGGAACTCAACCCACAGATCGCATGGGTGGCCAACCCCAGTGGACAAATCACCGAGATCGCACCCCTGTGGCGAGATTTGGTGGGCGTCTCTCTTGAAGAAAGCTACGGCGACGGCTGGAAGCGCGTCTTGCACCCCGACGACCTGCCACCGATTGTGGCCATGTGGGATGAAGCAGTTCGGACGGGTGACGAAGATCGGGTAGACGCTCGATATCGCGTGCGCTTGGTGGACGGCTCGTATCGGTGGTTCCGGGTCCGCGCACGGCCAAGGCGTGAGGTCGATGGGACCATCGTTGCCTGGTATGGAAGTCTTGAGGACATCCATGATCAAGTGCTTGCGGAAGAGGCGCTGCGGTTGAGCGAGGAACGTTACCGGCTAGCGTCTCGTGCCACGAATGATGTCATCTGGGACTGGTCATTCGAGGATCAGCGCGCCACATGGGCTGGGGCGCACAAGAAGGTTCTGGGTTACCCCCAGTTGCAGGGGCACACCGACCTCAGCTTCTGGCTTGATCGCATCCACCCTGACGATCTTCCACGCGTCCTTGCGAGCCAGTCGAGAGCCTTGGAAACGGGCGCGGACTACTGGCACGAAGAGTATAGATTTCTCACGGCCTCCGGCGAATGGATCGACACGAGATCACGCTGCATCATCGTGCGCGATGCGAACGGCCAGTCTGTCCGCCTCGTTGGCTCGATGCTCGACATTACGCAACAGAAGAAGGCTGAGGCAGAGCTCATGTGGGCCGCCTTCCACGACCCCCTGACGAAATTGCCAAATCGGTCACTCTATCGAGTGAGACTTCGTACCGCAGTCGAAATTGCCGGGCAAAACGACAATTACGTTGCTCTCATCGTCCTCGACATGAACGGTTTCAAGGAGCTGAATGATACGCTGGGGCATTCGGCCGGCGATAAGGTCCTGGTGGAGATGGCAGCCCGACTCTCCGAGAACCTCCCCGTAGGCGCTACGGTCGCGCGCTTGGGCGGAGATGAGTTCGCCGTTATCCTCCCTGACCTTCCATCTGTCACGTCCCAAGCGAGCGTGGTTGACCGAATCTCGCACATCCTTATCGACACTGTGGAGTACACTGGCCTCTCCATCCCGGTCAGCTTCTGCGGAGGAGTGGCGCTGTGGCCTCGGGATGCCCGCGAACCTGACGAGTTGCTGATTGCCGCGGACTTGGCCCTCTACGATGCCAAGACCAAGATGCCGGGAACCATTACGGAGTTCACACCCAGTCTCCGCATGGTCGCAGAGGAGCGGGCATTGATGCTGGGAAGGGCGCGTGCCGCTCTGACCAGTGATCGAGTCGTCCCCTTCTATCAGCCGAAGATCGATCTCCACTCTGGAAAGATCATGGGATGGGAGGCGCTGCTACGCATCACGGGCGAAGATGGAGAAGTCCACCCACCGTCGCGTATCGCTGCAGCCTTCTCCGACCCCGAAATCACCGTCAAACTGACTGACCGGATGCTCTCGCGCATGTTCTCTGATCTCGCGAAATGGCGAGCAATGGGGGTCGAGGTAGGACGTCTGGCTGTGAATGTCTCCGCTGGCGATTTCCGCCAGCAGACCCTCGCAGAACGCATCTTGGCCCACGCGCAAGAACACGGGCAGACACTGGCCGAAATTGACATCGAGGTGACGGAAGGTGTCCTCATCGGGCAACTCGGACCCGAGGTGTCGCGGATGCTGGAGGAGCTTCGGTCCATGGGGGTCATGGTTGCGCTCGATGACTTCGGCACCGGCTACGCCTCTCTCACCCATCTCCAGAAATTTCCCGTCGATGTCATCAAGATCGACAAGACGTTTATCGACCAGCTCGACTACCAAGATGCCAAGGCAACCGCTGTCACCGATGCAATACTTCAGATGGCCAAGCGCCTGGATATGCAGACCGTCGCCGAAGGCGTCGAGACGGTTGAGCAAGCCCGCTATCTGAAGGCGAGAGGATGCAACATCGGGCAAGGCTATCTGTTCAGCCGCCCCCTCCCGGCGTCAGAGGTGCCAGCATTCATGTCAGCTCCGGCGTTTCAGACCTGGGAGTTCGGATCGGCGCTGTCGCCAGCGCGTTAGTTAATGCGTCGCGGCACATCGAGCGGGACACTCTCTACAGAACGTGGTGACTTACGTCAGCCACCCTCGATTGCCCTCTTGCACCGGGGCAAGCGCGGTGTCGTGCCTTGCCCAAAGACGTGGCCCGAAATGTAGGGGCCGGCTGACCCTGGCATGAGCCTGCCGAGTTTTCACACGGCTTGACTTTGCATCCCCGGCATCCCACGTTCTGCGGCATGTTGATCGATCTTTGCACCCTCCCGCTTGAACGGGCGTTCCCCATCGCGGGCACCTAACCCCCGGCTCGGTCGCGTCGCGCCCCGGCCGCGGGGCATAGGGCTACACGCGCTGCGAAATGCGGCGATGTAGGAACGGCGACAAACCAATTCACACAGACAGTCCTTCAGCCGTTGCGCCCGTTGTCGCGCCCGCGGTTCGATCATTTGAAAGAGTTTTGAAATGGCCACCACCACGGGCAGGCGCAAGCCCGCCATCACCATGACCCGCTCCGACCATCAGAGCCTGTCGCGCCTTGCCGAGTCCCGGGCCGCAAGGGATCCGGATTTGTCCGACCAGCTCCTCGCCGAACTCGACCGCGCCCGCGTGGTGGAGGACAGGCGCATCGCGGCCGACGTCGTCCGCATGGGCTCGACGCTGCGGTTCACCACCGACGCGGGCGAGGACCGTACGGTCACGCTCGTATTCCCCGGAGAGGCTGACATCGCGATGGGAAAAGTGTCGGTCCTGACGCCTATCGGCGCGGCCCTGATCGGCCTGTCAGCCTCCCAGTCGATCGACTGGACGTCGCGCGACGGCCGCGTCCACAGGCTGACCGTCGAGCATGTCGGACAGAACGATGTCGCACGGCCGCCACGGCCGCAGCCCGAACTGCGGACGGCATGACCATGTCAATGCCTCTCAGCCGCCTCTCGCTTTACGGAGGATGCCTCATCGCAGGATCGTAGCCCCCTGTGCCGCACCCATGCGGCCAGGGGTTCTCCACCTCGTCCCGACTTACCGCTCCCAGGCGGAGCAATGGAGAACTACGATGTCAAAAGAAACCTGCATCCTCACCACGAAGGACTTCACTATCGTCGAGGTCATGCGCGACCGCTGCCTCGGCCAGGACGATCCGCTCGCGCCGATCCTCAAGCGCAAGATCGAATCCGCCATCGTCATGTTCCGCGACGACGTTCCGGACGATGTCGCCACCATGAGCAGCCGCGTCACGTTCAGCGTGAACGGGCGCGATCCCGATACCAGGATCATCTCGCACGACAGGATGACGTCGACGGTCGGCATGTTCCTGCCCGTCACCACCTTGCGCGGGCTGGCGCTTCTCGGCTTGGCCGAGGGCGAGCGGTTCGCGTTCACGAACCGCGACGGCGTCGAGGAGCGCATCCTGCTCAAGAAGGTGGACTACCAGCCGGAAGCGGCCAGGCGGGAAAAGGACGCTCTGGAGAGACACTCGATGGGACAAGCTTCCGTCAAGCCTTCGCTGAGACTGATCCGCGGAGCCTTCTACGACCGGGCGCCGATGGTCGCCGTCTCCCCTGACGGGTTCGACGATCCCGGTCCGTCGGCTGCGTGACGGTCGCGCAGTGATCGCAAAAGGCACACGATGACCGCGTATCTGCTGCTGGCCGTCGCGGCCTTTTTCGCGGAGAATACTCAACACGGTGGCGGGCGGAGGCACGTTCCTGACCTTCCCCGCCCTCGTCTACACGGGGGTGCGTCTGGTGGCCGCCAATGCGACAAGCGCCGTCGCCGTCTTTCCGGGGTATCTCGGCGGGGCGGCAGACTTTCGCGGGGAGATCAGGGCACTCGACCGGGGCATGCGACTGCGGGCCACTGCAGCCACGGCCGCAGGAGGACTTGTAGGATCGCTGCTGCTTCTCGTGTCGTCCAACGAAGCTTTCGAGGTCGTGGTCCCTTTCCTTTTGGCGCTAGCCACACTCATCTTCGCGTTCGGCGACCGCCTCAGGAATGTGATGGAGAAGCATGCCGCCGGAGCGGGTGCCGCCGGACACGTCGGGACGATCGTCGTCGCGGTCTACGGAGGCGACTTCAACGGCGGTCTCGGGATCATTCTCCTTGCGCCGTTTTCGCCGTGGGGAATGCGTGACCTCAACCAGATGAACGGTCTGTCCTTCATCGTGTCGGCGATCTCGGTCGCCACCTTCGCGGCCGCCGGCTTGGTGGCCTGGCGGCCTCAAGCTTGAACTCGCGGCTGAACTTCCTTCGTTGATTTCTTACTCTCCAGTTCCGTCAAACACCTTATCTCGGTGTCCACCAAACCGGCAGCAGGCTAGAAGGATTGGCAGCGCCAGCGTGAAGGGCGGAACTGTCGTCGCAAGATAACCGCTGCACTGCTCCGGTAGCGACCATGTCCTGCCTTGGCCGAGCATCCGGTCTGGGTTTGACAGTCTTCGAGCCGACATCGAATGGCTGTGTGCTGAATGTCACCCATGGCGCGACGCTCTGCTGCAACGTCTGCTAGGCCACCTCTTCCACGCGCGCTCGCTTCTCAACGATCATTGCGACCTCTGAGGTGTGACGGGTTCCCCATTCGCATAGCGGTGCGAGCAATTCGGCCAGGCTTCGACCAAAGTCCGTCAGCTCGTATTCGACGTGCGGCGGGACCGTCTGGAAGTCGATACGGCGAACGACCCGATCGTCCGCCAGTTCCTTCAGGTGCTGGATCAGCATCTTCTCGCTGACTTTGGTGACGAGCCTGCGGAGCTGTCCTGTCCGCTTAGAGCCGCTGGCGAGGTGATAGACGATCAGCGGCTTCCACTTGCCGCCAAGGATGGCCAGAACCGCTTCCAAGCCACATCGAAAGGTCGTCTCGGTCATTTTGATCTGCCGATTCTGATACTTACAAAATGGTGGGTACTGGAACAGGCGTCTGCGTCGTCTTAACTGGATCCGACAGCGTTGTCGACGCGCATCGCGTTCGCCGATCGCCACGCGAGCGCTGCGCGATTCAGATTTGCAGGAGGCGTCTATGAGGTTCGGATTTTTTGGAGCAGGTGTTGTCGCAAAGACGATCGCGCGTCACCTCCTGCCATTCGGGCACGAAGTCCTGCTCAGCAAGATCGTGATCGTCGCCTGATCCTTCATCCTCCGCCCGGATCAACTCGGATCGCTGCGCGACTGCGCTGCATGAACCCGTAAACTGAAGGGAATGCTATGACCAAGATCCTCGTCACAGGCGCAACCGGCAATATCGGCCGCCAAACCCTGAAACATCTACTGAAGCGCTGGCCCACCAGCGAGCTCGTCGGCCTCGCCCGCGATCCCGCCAAGGCAGCAGATCTTGCCGCCCACGGGATCGAGGTACGCCAAGGCGACTACCTCGACTATGAGGGGCTGGTGCGCGCCTTCGAGGGCATCGAGAAGGTCATGCTCGTGTCCGCCACGGCCTTTACCGATCGCAACACCCAGCATCAGAATGTCATTGATGCAGCCAAGCAGGCGGGCGTCCAGCACATCGTGTTCATGCCGATTATTCGCAAGCCTGACTCTGTCTTCATACTGCCGCAAGTCACCGAGGAAGATCTCTTCGTCGAGGGAAGGCTCAAGGCCTCTGGCCTGAAATACACGCTGGTCCGTCATCCGCCATTTCTTGACAGTGTCGAACTCTACGTTGGTGGCAATATGCTGGAGACCGGCGTTCACATGCCTGCGGGTGCGGGCAAGGCGGCCTATGCCAGCCGTGACGATCTTGCCGAAGCGCATGCGGTCGTGCTGAGCGAACCGGGCCATGAGAACAAGACCTACGCACTGTCCGGCGATTCGGCCGTCTCCTTCGAGGATATCGCACAGATCCTGTCGGAGGTCAGCGGCAAGGAGGTGCTATTCATCGCCGTCTCGGATCAGGACTATATTGCCCGCCTCATGGCTCAGGGGTTGCCCGAGCCGGCCGCCGGCTTTGTGCTGGCATGGGTGCATGGTGTCAACGCTGGCGAGTGGGAGGGCAAGACCGGTGACCTGGAGAAACTCCTTGGTCGCAAGCCGACGACGCCGGCCGAATTCCTGCGAGCCAGCTATGCTTCGCTCGAAACTTGAGACCGATAGCTAGTCCATAACGGTCGCACAGGACCATGGAAAAGCGAGGTAGGCGCGCGTGAGGTATGCGCCAGTCTCCGCCGCATGCGAAGCTTCGCGGCGATCATGAATAACGAACGCGCATCACCGTCTGGTGCCGAACAGAAGCATTGGATTGGAGGAAGAAGCAGGCATGGCTGAAACGTATCGTCTCCACTGTCCGTCGTCAGGGTTTTTGAGACAAACGGCAGCCTGATTTAGCGGAGGCTCTGGCTCATCTGGGTTGTCAATTTAGGCTGCGGCTTTGCGATGCTGCAAGCGCCGCTGTTCGATGGTCTTTCGCTTGATCCTTTCTCGTTGCAGCAGGATGGTCTGGCCTCGCCCGAAGTAGACGTCGGCGGGGGTAAGATTGTCGAGGCTCTCGTGGTAGCGCCGATGGTTGTAGTGCTCGACGAAGGCGGCGACCTGGGCTTCGAGATCGCCCGGCAGGAAATAGTTTTCGAGCAGGATGCGGTTCTTCAGTGTTTGATGCCAGCGCTCGATCTTGCCCTGCGTCTGGG
The Mesorhizobium australicum genome window above contains:
- a CDS encoding putative bifunctional diguanylate cyclase/phosphodiesterase; the encoded protein is MKLARRAVLSRVCLGAVAAGSLAALWNLPRWASWNEDISTTWLAALQLAGPLAAFVLGCLAALASKGRDRTAWQLLAAGSLFYLVGNIAYILAALSGDVKAFPTLPDLAFFLMALLFAAGIMIYGRRQSLPLMITACNFILLYGAVIFGVRFLLHYEIKDSLLNEFATMVAFLYPALWGSVAALAVIRLVLYPSGARRLPIALLCVAVLVEAAADLIYASQLMRDVFQVGGWAHLLWMISALTVAWAAIEHILLARAPEIEFDDGKQEKPRLLGQAAVPALILFLILITGTISGAFGRGLYQYFAACLTIVLTLTVGLRELWVIKTRRDLHSIAEERLFKLSESEDQLTSVLESTSDSVLVLDLDWTIRFFNRRALELVPELAEFGVGSRYWNLFRRDEREIFEPSLERVLATGEPWEVEVFSPARQMWLDLRAFPTGNGISLFFRDITEQRRIREENEHLAQHDFLTGLFSRSVFNRRIEEELGANDSRAVLVIDLDFFKEINDTKGHAVGDAVLVEVAKRVRNCVPQHTLVARLGGDEFAIVLENWLPRELVRLGIQVVETLSRPIVELGHSLTVGASVGIASTHAGAGRADLFIKADIALYDAKAAGRGRVMLFEPSMEARIRDRWALMADLAHAAENGELELAYQPLLDTASRRTGGFEALLRWRHPSRGMIRPDEFIPLAEESGLIIAIGEWALRAALAEAAKWPEELSVAVNISTRQLAHAQFLDTIITALMDTCIDHRRLELEVTESALLSETNLPILTEINHLGVGIALDDFGTGYSSLSYLQRFQFSKLKIDRSFIRSVPADAKSKAIVRTVVDLARTLGMHVTAEGVETAEQFEWIAENCDQVQGYFIARPMSAAEIPAYLAFESDKNRTTRSDVPPRVGLSTRKRRA
- a CDS encoding GGDEF domain-containing protein; translation: MSTYSRLGTLACILAALVLDGFLQESGRWELGDRWINNVLIPLVVAPPFFGFLLSKLRELSLAHAALSRVASRDPLTDCLNRRAFSSLIEAYLERFDANRGRSVGALLILDVDNFKSVNDSFGHDEGDEALRLIARVVQSNVRELDLVARLGGEEFGVFLPSTDPKVAHSVAERIRTAVEDAPFFPSGKRHALSLSVGGTTFSTRATYLQLYRHADRRLYLAKNAGRNRVCIADYFDGSSENQQLLGVA
- a CDS encoding bifunctional diguanylate cyclase/phosphodiesterase, producing MTRLYEVIFVQHDFRFIALAVCICALGSLTSIAVAQHALKHETRIVRMKWLAFAGLVTGLGVWATHFTAMLGYRDDLEIHYDLSAALVSIALAAGLASSGWLIGFSRREHGMLAGLLFGAAIAAAHFIDLHAIRVAGTVHHDPLWVSASLTLGLSLGALSGWLFAKDKDEVLAWSAALAFFCAIVSLHFVAMAGVTIVPGGDLDLTGWTGTSDELAAMVVGSFLLLLVAAVTVTWQSASAARITARQQADLLQALDTLRRSEAHHRAYVELNPQIAWVANPSGQITEIAPLWRDLVGVSLEESYGDGWKRVLHPDDLPPIVAMWDEAVRTGDEDRVDARYRVRLVDGSYRWFRVRARPRREVDGTIVAWYGSLEDIHDQVLAEEALRLSEERYRLASRATNDVIWDWSFEDQRATWAGAHKKVLGYPQLQGHTDLSFWLDRIHPDDLPRVLASQSRALETGADYWHEEYRFLTASGEWIDTRSRCIIVRDANGQSVRLVGSMLDITQQKKAEAELMWAAFHDPLTKLPNRSLYRVRLRTAVEIAGQNDNYVALIVLDMNGFKELNDTLGHSAGDKVLVEMAARLSENLPVGATVARLGGDEFAVILPDLPSVTSQASVVDRISHILIDTVEYTGLSIPVSFCGGVALWPRDAREPDELLIAADLALYDAKTKMPGTITEFTPSLRMVAEERALMLGRARAALTSDRVVPFYQPKIDLHSGKIMGWEALLRITGEDGEVHPPSRIAAAFSDPEITVKLTDRMLSRMFSDLAKWRAMGVEVGRLAVNVSAGDFRQQTLAERILAHAQEHGQTLAEIDIEVTEGVLIGQLGPEVSRMLEELRSMGVMVALDDFGTGYASLTHLQKFPVDVIKIDKTFIDQLDYQDAKATAVTDAILQMAKRLDMQTVAEGVETVEQARYLKARGCNIGQGYLFSRPLPASEVPAFMSAPAFQTWEFGSALSPAR
- the rnk gene encoding nucleoside diphosphate kinase regulator, which produces MATTTGRRKPAITMTRSDHQSLSRLAESRAARDPDLSDQLLAELDRARVVEDRRIAADVVRMGSTLRFTTDAGEDRTVTLVFPGEADIAMGKVSVLTPIGAALIGLSASQSIDWTSRDGRVHRLTVEHVGQNDVARPPRPQPELRTA
- a CDS encoding TSUP family transporter, which gives rise to MAGGGTFLTFPALVYTGVRLVAANATSAVAVFPGYLGGAADFRGEIRALDRGMRLRATAATAAGGLVGSLLLLVSSNEAFEVVVPFLLALATLIFAFGDRLRNVMEKHAAGAGAAGHVGTIVVAVYGGDFNGGLGIILLAPFSPWGMRDLNQMNGLSFIVSAISVATFAAAGLVAWRPQA
- a CDS encoding winged helix-turn-helix transcriptional regulator is translated as MTETTFRCGLEAVLAILGGKWKPLIVYHLASGSKRTGQLRRLVTKVSEKMLIQHLKELADDRVVRRIDFQTVPPHVEYELTDFGRSLAELLAPLCEWGTRHTSEVAMIVEKRARVEEVA
- a CDS encoding SDR family oxidoreductase, with product MTKILVTGATGNIGRQTLKHLLKRWPTSELVGLARDPAKAADLAAHGIEVRQGDYLDYEGLVRAFEGIEKVMLVSATAFTDRNTQHQNVIDAAKQAGVQHIVFMPIIRKPDSVFILPQVTEEDLFVEGRLKASGLKYTLVRHPPFLDSVELYVGGNMLETGVHMPAGAGKAAYASRDDLAEAHAVVLSEPGHENKTYALSGDSAVSFEDIAQILSEVSGKEVLFIAVSDQDYIARLMAQGLPEPAAGFVLAWVHGVNAGEWEGKTGDLEKLLGRKPTTPAEFLRASYASLET